tacgctctttgcctaagcaagactgtgctctcatcctcagaattaattactgacatgtagcttatattctccacaataccaaatgaccataaattccctgcttctcaattaaagcagaagtgggtttttttctgacagattgcatgtgcctgtgccacagtgcggctgccactgatctaaaaatagaagccgctgtgtttcatctaattttcgccgacttgcatagattcttctcatatgccgtgttagtggcatgtaccttatcatccacattaccaaatgatgagttagtataaaattcccacccgctagcagaaaacacaagtgttattccgataacgtaccagctagaccagtttggaagactgactcgatgatcgactctgtcatacgttgcactgactacactgaaatacgactgcatcagttcagtaaatgaatggtttccgaattattatttcaaggcaagaacaatcgtaatcgaaaacgtgtagggttcagaacgttcttaccatatatataagaccagcctgcctcgtgcatgcagactcagtgcagactgcatgcagtggtttgattgccctagcagacgacataaaccccgctcagcaaattaacatgttgggcaaatgtgaacgaaaaaacgatggggatataatacgtgtagggttcagagcattcttaccgttcatatttagtatcagactccccgatgagtgaagatacaacacgagaaatatgccacatttgttttgaaaatgtgcgaacagtcgagtcccgcttcgagtcatttcaaggggagtcactccgcacagtcaatccgtcgaagctcaactGGAGGtttgaatcgcaaataatgaagagcaaagtcctttctccgagttcaaatgaggtctctctgaaagatcatcactgttcagattaacgctacactggaatttaccaacagaaattaaaatgcgtgtgacgaaagcacgacacacttgagacaccccacacaaaagtagatctttactcagtgtacacgacctgaccacacagttatgcctattcaaatgcgcgttgcaaaatgtgcgcttggaatcttcttttttctatggcggtactgacaatatcgttattgaaacaatcccagtgcactaagggatttatagagcaaatctcgaaaataattattgaactcgggttcaataatgaattttctcgatttgctctataaatcccttagtgcactgggatgtctcaataacttaaataataataataataataacgggtatttatatagcgccttatccgaagttcaaagcgcgtatgcctggtgagatggaattttttacacaatacatcacgcattcacatcggccagtagatcaacagcctataggcgctgcatccacctttcacggcctattattccaagtcacacgggtattttggtggacatttttatctacgcctatcaTACATGCCATGGCTTTGTTCAAATGTATGTGAATAAATTACTGTTTAAACCAGACACCTCATGTCTATCCCTAGCCTTGTCCAAGGGAGGAAAGTACTATTCCTCTTGAGCACATAACAAAACACAACAGCCTCAATGCTTTTGTACTAGGGGTCCtcaacgtcctcacaggaaatggtctgggtggccgagtggtaaacgcacttgcctcggaagcgagaggttgcgagttcgaccctgggtcagggcgttagcaattttctcccccctttcctaacctaggtggtgggttcaagtgctagcctttcggatgagacgaaaaaccgaggtcccttcgtgtacactacattggggtgtgcacgttaaagatcccacgattgacaaaagggtctttcctggcaaaattgtataggcatagataaaaatgtccaccaaatacccgtgtgacttggaataataggccgtgaaaggtgaatgctcgccctaataggcttgaggtttgctggccgatgtgaatgcgtgatgtattgtgtaaaaaattccatctcacacggcataaataaatccctgcgccttgaatccgtggttgagatatgtgcgcaatataaattgcataaaataaaataaaataaatttttaaaaaatgttcTTTTTAGGGACAAGGCTGGTAAAAGTGAGGACGAAGGGAGGATGACAGGGTGGGTAAGAGTGAAGATGATAaaagtttgataaaaaaatttttaaagaTCTTTTCTACGCAATAACAGTTTTTTGTTGGTTTGGGTTAGGACCCAGTGTCTCCAATAAGCGTTCTGGATATGGGGTTTTAAAAGTATACGTTTATTTTAGAACGAAATTCTTCGTAAAAAGGGATACAATTTCAGAGCCACTTTTTAAAACCAAAGGTTAAAAGAGATGATTCAGACTTATACAGAGAGAGCATAAAAGCAAATATATACAGCACGTAAGCCTTGTTATATAAATTTACAATTCTAAATAGCTATGCCACAGTGACCCACCAAACACATCCACTCATACAGATATGCTTATGGTGCAGTGTCAAGCGTTTACTGAATCCATTTTGCAGATTTACACGGGTGTCAaaacttttaaaaataaaacatcCAGCAATGCAAGTTCCATTCTGCATCGGAAGTagccaggttgttgattttttaaatttgtttccaaataaaataatttttgtgtcccatgtaaaaaaacaaaaactgtacAGATCTGCAACGGCGTACACGGAAAATAAGTtatcttttggtttaaacattgtttatttagaaaaaaaaagagtcctTTTGGACCACACCACAACATACGCTTATAGCAAATGCGGAAGGTTTCCTTTAATGCAGGGCTAAAATGTCTAAAGTCATTAGTCTCAATAAATTATATGAGAAAGTGACAGGCGGAAACGCGTTGAAATTTCGTGGGAACTCGTACCATTCCGTACTTTTTCAACTGTGCATATCTGTCAAGTTTAAAACGTCAGTCGAAGCAACATAATTGACAGCTGCACATAAACAATCCATCATAGGTGACATAGCGGAGAGTGCATCCTTTCCCTTCAGGTCTACGCACTATGTTCAACTAAATGCGATTAGCCTGGTGATACTTATCATAGCAAGTTACAAATGACGACGTCAGAAACAACGCAACCTCTCGCGGACTGAGGCGACCTGGCAAACTGTAGTTGAATTTGAATGCATTATTAAATGGAGGAAAATACCTACGctgatgtaatttgtaaaagtAGTTGTACTTGGGCGGTCCGGCAGAACTGTTAAGAACAATTGCACTTTAAAAGGTTCGGCAGAATTATAAACTATAGTAGTTTGAAAGATGTAGGAGAATACTCTCTGACGTCACAGAAACATTTTAGGTTGACGTAGACAAATCAAAACTTTACCATTTCATTAAAACAATGTCTGAACGCATGTATACTTTgctctgatttttgttttctttaggtCTAAGCATATTATTTAACAGGTGCTCCACACTAAAGTGTCCAAATGACGTCATCCTGTTTCAGGAGGATAGGATGACGTGTGACGGCGTGCTTACGTTTTTGTGGTCTACGTTTTCTGAGACAGGATTCGCCAGAGACTAGTACAGTGCCATTTCGACGAACAGATGTGTAGATGACATCATCCccttatgtctctctctctctctctctctctctctctctctctctctctctctctctctctctctctctctctctctctctctctctctctctctctctctctctctcttcatttttttttggtTAGGAATCAGATGCACCAAACGACTACATCATATCTGTATCGGAGCACTGCGTCAAATGTTTCTGAATGACGTCATTGTGTTTCAGGACGATGGGATGACGTATGACGGCGTGCTGACGTTGCTGGGGGAGTTTGGGCGGTACCAGAAGTGGATGTGTTTCTTGCTGTGCCTGCCTTCCATCAGCGGTGCCCTGCAGATTATCATCACCGTCTTCACCCTGGCTGTGCCAGATCACAGGTCAGTGTCGTTCATGTTATGCACGTGATACCTGGAGCTAGATTCAAGGGGCATGCGTGTTACACCGTGCGGCCCCGTTGCCCTTTACTCTAGCTGTCTAAAGGATTAACGATTCCTTTTCTTTTCAAGTTTTGATTATTAACTTCATTCCATACAgaatttttgtttaaacaagcaaggtatgttataggaacgtttaattgtgacaaagcaaaacgttactggtcttcgacccagcggtcttgtaAGTGGACAGACTGACGAACACTTATattacagaaaataaactttatctgacaaattgtccagaagctCGTTCGGAAGACACAAGCACAAGCGAGACTCTTTTTTtagatttagtcaagttttgactaaatgttttaacgtagaggggggaatcgagacgagggttgtggtgtatgtgtgtgtgtgtgtgtgtgtgtgtgtgtgtgtgtgtgtgtgtgtgtgtgtgtgtgtgtgtgtgtgtgtgtgtctgtctgtctgtctgtctgtgcgtgtgtgtgtgtagagcgattcagactaaactactggaccgatctttataaaattttacatcagagttcctgggaatgatatccccggaggttttttctttttttcgataaatgtctttgatgacgtcatatccggctttttgtaaaagttgaggcggcactgtcacaccctcatttttcaatcaaattgattgaaattttgatcaagcagtcttcgacgaaggccggacttcggtattgcatttcagcttggtggcttaaaaattaattaatgactttggtcattaaaaatctgaaaattgtaaaaaaataaaagaaattataaaacgatccaaatttacgttcatcttatttttcatcatttcctgattccaaaaacatataaatttgtcatatttggattaaaaacaagctctgaaaattaaaaatataaaaattatgatcaaaattaaattttcgaaatcaatttaaaaacactttcatcttattccttgtcggttcctgattctaaaaacatatagatatgatatgtttggattaaaaacacgctcagaaagttaaaacgaagagaggtacagtaaagcgtgctatcaagcacagcgcaaccgctaccgcgccaaacaggctcgtcactttcactgccttttgcactagcggcggactacgttcagtttcattctgtgagttccacagcttgactaaatgtagtaatttcgccttacgcgacttgtttcttgtaTTCCATAGTGCATAATTGTGTGTATTGTCTCTCCGAGTTATAttcttcttcacacacacacacactcacacacacacacacacacacacacacacacacacacacacacacacacacacacacacacacacacacacacatacacaattatTCTGTGTGAGACATCGAGACGGCAACAGAAACGTTGATGAAACTAAGGTGGTTATGATCTGACCACGTTCTGGCACGGCatcaaataaaaataacacaaaaagCATTGACAGAACCGTATTGCGTTGCTCTGCACACTACAGCAGAGTGTCTGTGTATTGATTATTGTTTCTTATCTCGATAAAAACCCTGTCACACTGTACCGCGTTTCTACGGAGTTGGCACGGCGTTGAAAATTTCTCAGAGCGCCGTGGGATCGCAGGAAAATCAGAACACCGAGCGACGGCGCGTACTTTGTGCATGCTCAAAGTGCGCGCCGTTGCATGGCGTTCTTGGCGACCCTACCACGTCAAATGGAAATGCCACCGCGTTGCTCCCGCGCTGTAGGAGACCCTACTGCGCGCACCTCGGCGTTCTTCATTTggcgttcgtgtttctccgaacgtctgtgtatcgaaacacagatacacgcactccgtgactttgtaagaagacataacatatcggtaggtttcatttgtttgtgacgaatttattgaagtagttttgtttttttgtttacttttgccagtttgccagttggtttttggaactttgcaaagcagtgtcttgtcgtctgtttaggtctggggaaacgccaatgaaaagagccgaagaatcctcgagcgtttctattgggtttgcttttgattatccatgtaatagggcttcctgcaactatggtaaccggggatttattccccggggaacatgagacttatttcccaggtgcttgtgaatgaaaactcgtgaaaatgatgacaaagatagatagatagataagaTCTCAGCGAGTCACAAACTAAAACGAATACACGAACACAACTGTATCACATCGCTTAATTTACATATAGGGACAGCTACACCAATACAATCGTTTAGAGAGCTAGCAAGATCCTACTCGTCCTAGAACGGGTTCCACATACTTTATTCAAAGGGAAAAAAGCGATTCGCTTCGAGGTTTTCCCATTATAATTTATGTTTCTCTTGTCCTCGATTCTTTGCGCTGATCGTCGGGTCATACAACAGAAGGgaaaaaagttaaccaacacgAATTGCAGAAGCTaccacaaacaaaataatgagtATAGGGGGAGTGggaagcagggggggggggggggaggttgttgtgtctgtctgtctgtctagatttgtctgtctgtctgtctttctatctctctctctctctctctctctcgctctctctctctctctctctctgtttctctctctctctctctctctctctgtctctctctctctgtctgtctgtctgtctctctctctctctctctctttttctctctctttatgtgattagattagtcccctctctgggcgagggctggttgaaaaaaaagctcgttgtattgcttataatgccacaaccctcgaaaaataaaatttgatttgatttgatttgatttgatttgatctctctctctctctctctctctctctctctctctctctctctctctctctctctctctcgtctctctctctctctctctctctctctctctctctctcgaacatGCATTCATTCAGGCCGAAACACGTTCAAGCCAATTTCAAAAGATTATTTCCTGTGATACAATCTCAGAAGATAAAAAATGTTTCGAGGTGTTTGTGGTtgtgtataattatataatGGCATTACAAATGTGCTTATTGACAGGTGACAGGGGCTGTGTAATGTTGCAATGTTTATGTTATGTTGATCACTGTAGGTGAAAGGTAATGTTTAGTGGTGTGGCTTTATAGTGCTTCAAGCTGTGTCAAAACACGTTAACTTCAAAGAGTTATTGAGAAAATattatcacaaacacaaaattaatAGCTGCCAATAAAACTAGTTTGCCAATAGAATGACGCAGCACCTTTCCTACTCCTACACCCTTTCTGCTCACCACCCTGTGCATCTGCCCCAAATAACAGACCTTGGCGTGCAGTTACTTGCCAACGATTTGCCCCAGATCTGCTTTGTGTAGGCTTAATCTTATTCTTTCAAAACGCGGATGGCCTGTTTTTTAAGGTCAAACAGCAGAAGAGGAGAGTGTAATATACCCAGTTTTCATTTCACAAACCGTTCCAATTTCCTTAACCGAACAAAGAAATGTCTGTTCGTAGCTCTACGTGAATTAGTATAACTAGACGGGAGTATCTGTAATTCAAGCAGGGTGTTGACAAAAATTGATACTGTGCTGTAATTGTGTACTGCTTATATGAGTTGTACGAAGCGGTTGTTAAGGACCTAGCTAAGAATGTAAGAGTGCTGTTGTGACAAGCAGCGCGCATTGCACCTGGCTATTGTAATAATTGACGAGATCTGTCCTGGCTTGTACATGCACTAAGAGTACCCttcaacttggtcacatatcaaaaatcaacactctGTCCCTTCCTGTGGAGAGTTGGAtttttttgttgaattaatttcccaaaaaatacaaaattaattcttaaCAAAATATCAAAGTGCACACAGAGAGCAGCCAAgctgttcatgtttggtatgtgaccaagtggagggatggtcgtatccactgtaaaagcctgaccagatctgtgATGGTGAGGTTTTTACGTCTTCTTTCGGTTTGTAATCCAAAGGGCACATGCTATTTTTATGGTATGGTTATTGAGAAACGCCCTACAATAAACTACTCTCTGGACTCGACACTCAAGAATCAAAAATGTGTAGTAGCAACCCCGTTTTTGATTTGCTTCAACCCCATGTAGGTCAATAGccgaataaataaaaaaaaatgttttaaacacaaactcacacacacacacacacacacacatacacatacacacacacatacacacacacacgctcacacacacacacgctcacacacacacacacacacacacacacacacacacacacacacacacacacacacacacacactgtaaaaGGCAATCCGGTAGTGTCGTTCACGGACATGCCCAGGGCACAAAACCGTTAAGTTTATTTTGAACGTAATATTCTTTAGAAACTTTTCACTGCCAGGGGTCTGCACAAAACTGCTCAAATAACAGGATAATTATATCAAAGTGACTCTCGCCGAAACGGAGAAGGTTATCGGCCATGGTGTGTAAATGCTTGCGCAAGTTACATCCAAATGTTAgcgttgtgtttttgtgtgtgtgtgttttatttttcagGTGATTTTTATTGGACACCAACTAATTATGTAATGGCGGAAGATCAGTCCATTATTACTGTACAATCGAAAGTACACGCAAGAGCATTTGGAATCTTCCAATTttaacagaaaaaagaaaagaaaggaaataaCCTTGCATCGGTTCCGCATCTCCAAAAAGGTTTAAAGAAAGgaggtttttttaatttaaaaagatgAGTATGTCCGTCTGCTTGTATCTGAGACTGCCCGTGTTTGCTTCTCTCTGCCGGcctgtctttgtgtttgtctgtgagaTCACGTGAGGTATTCTAGTATCCCGTATTGCTGTAGTTGCACAGAGGAATATAGTGCGGATATTGCCCCTTGGAATGTTTGAACGCACACGCccgcaccaccaccacacacattcacaaacaagGATAAAGAACCCACTTTTACTAGCAAAGCTTCCTTCGCTGAATTATTGAAAGATAATTTGTTAAATTTAGAATGAGTTCCGTGTGTGTTGCGTAATTGTGATAAAGTGTTTTCCTGTTTGTTTTGAAATCTCAAGTGTTATGAGATGTCCATTTATTCTTTAAGAAGTTCCAAGTAAATGTTTTCCGACAAGCAAGACTGGCTACACTTCAGTCAGGTACAAGGAAAAAGCTTTTCACGTCTTGCATCTCGCTGGTTCCGTGATTTCGAGTGTGATTTACAACCACCAAGGCAAAACTGTATGAAATGCGAATGATAATTCTGGCCTTTAATTTGGAATAAGACAAATGAGTATCTCTTTCACCCGAGCAAATGTATGTTAATACCATATTCCATTCTCTTCATCACTTGTGTGACTTCTGCACACCCTTATCTTTgagaagcaaacacacacacacacacacacacacacacgcgcgcgcgcgcgcgcgcacaaacacacacacacacacacacacacacacaaacacacacacacaaacacacacacacatattataccacacacacacacacacacccacacacgcacacacacacacacacatacacacacacacacacacacacacacacacacacacacacacacacacacacacacacacgcatgattTGTGAAACCTCGGGCGGACACTACAGCTAGAAACACCACAATAATATGAATGGTTAAACATAATTGTATTCAATAATGTATAGGTACATAACATAACGAGCATATTTAGAAtggaaaacaaaagacaaatcaATCTAGATCATAATTTAAAATAATGTTTAAGAATCCATTGGCCAACTTTTCTGTTCGTTTCACCTGTATAGGTGTGCCTTACCTGGCGTGGACAACGACACCTGGCAGGTGCAACACGCTCATCACGCTCACCTTATCAACGTCTCTATCCCACCTGGCACCTCCTCCCCTTACTCCAAGTGTAAGAACTACTCACCCACCAACGGAGCCGGCGCTTCCTACAACGGTAACGCCTCGAGCACAGGGGCTTGGAACGGCAGTTCGTCTCATCATGGGGACCTGTTCTCTCTGGGAACCGAGTCGTGCAGTCGCTACGTGTACGACCAGTCCCTCTACGCGTCCACTGTGACAACTCAGGTGGGTTTGGGACTGATGTCGGACGCAGCAGCTGGGGTTTCCATGGGGTTGAACAAGTTTGGGAAACAACGGAAACTTTAGATTCCAAATTTTGAATGTTTGGAAAAATTGTTTGGTCGTTTTGTTATATTATCTTTAAAAGTTTAGGACAGAAATGAAAAGGCCATTTACTATTTTGGAAATATTTGGGAAAATTGACGGTTATTTTCTGTAGAAAATTTGAGGAATGTGTGGAAAAGTGTGGAAATTTACGAAAGTATGTGAAGGAGAACGTTTCCCTACTTTGGATTGAATTCGAAGAGAAGAAAATCACACATATGATCATACGTATCAAGAGAAATGGATCGCGCTGGCAGCATTGTGTACATTTATTACATAATTTGTCCATTTTGTTCAATACAGAGAATGGCTGGTTCTTGGTTTTTGGTCTTTCAACAAAGAATGGTATCTTCAGTTTGAGTCACATTGATAATTCATAGTATATAAGGTGTTCAGAGAGAAAACAAACTTATTGTGTgtaatggatggatggattctAATCGGTTGTACGATGGTTTTTTCTCGCAGATGAACCTAGTGTGTGAACGAAGCCTGTACCGGTCTCACTCTCAGATGATGGTCATGCTTGGGTCACTAATGGGCAGTCAATTGATCGGGCTTATCTCAGACATGTAAGTGGTACTTCCCTTTGAACTATAAGAGTGGTGAACatttagaaaaataaataaatactggaAATACGGCATGTTTTCAAGCGTGATTTATGTAGAGTGACTTTATAACATTTCGTTGTATGATTAAAGTGCATCTCTCTGTTCCAATTCAGACCAGGCCGCCTTTATAACATTTCATGTTATGCATGATAATTGGTGCACATCGGGAGGAAATTGTGGAACTATGAGTTGGGACACTGAAGGGAGTGGGGGAAGGTACGGTTAGGGGGACTAGGGGTAATAGGGGACAGTCATTTGCCTTGACTTATTTTCCTAAGAAGAGCGTTTTCTGTGGAATATAAGGGAACAACTTGAAAATCTGCGTTTCCGTTGATCAAATTTGGTTTTTGGTattgtctttgttgtttgtttgtttttgagtggatggggggggggggggtggggtgtgtggtatctgggttttgttttgtgtttgtaatcGTGAAACTCAATGAATTTATTTTTGGTGTAGAGGAAGAAGGAACTTTGTATGGAAACTACTTTATTTCTGACGCAGGTGGGGACGAAAGATAGCAATGATGCTGTCCATCGTGCTGCACGTGACGTCAGCGTTTGCTCTGACGTGGGCGAGGAATTACGTCATGCTGATGATCTTCAATGTCCCGCTGGGAATGTCCGTGTCGGGTTTCATCTGCTCATCTTTTGTTCTCAGTGAATATTTCTTCCTTACCGTTCCATATTTGAATACATGCTAAACGGGATCAACAGAACTATGCTAAATTTCACGCTATTGGACTTTTTCCTGTCGGACGAACGTTCTTAAAGGTACCTCCTTTCCTGCATAGACATCTTACAATAAAGATAGGTCCGTCCAGATTGGTGTTGAATTTCTGATAAACTGACTTTGTATTTGGCTTATTCTCATACAGTATGCTTTTTCATACAGGCACCAAGCTGGTTGGTCCAAGCTTGTATGGTCGGGGTATGGGTTTATGGTGGCCTGGTCTTACTGACGTACCGTTGACTCACAATACCATATGTCATACAGGTATGAAGTCGGTGGGTCCAAGCAAGCGAGTATGGCCGGGATACGGGATCATAGCAGCCTCGTATTTCTGACGCACCTCTGACTCATATTCTATATTTCACACAGGTATGGAGTTGGTAGGTCCAAGCAAGCGAGTGTGGCCGGGGTACGGGATCATGGCGGCCTGGTCAGTGGGAATGATGCTGCTGGCACCACTGGCCTACTGGCTGAGGGACTGGTCAAACCTCCAGCTGGCCACGGCCATCCTGGCTGCCCCTCTTCTCTCCTACTGGTGGTCAGTACAGTTACAGCTCTTCTTCTCGAAGCTTGTTTTGCTCTTATACTGCTTTAATTGCACGAAGAAACTTTTCTGCGAGGGTGTGCCTTTCTGTAGCATATAGCTTTGTTCGAagattttctgtttttgtgtgtgcctattTTCCTAAAAAATTAAATAGCATGGAGAGTAAATTGTgtgctgccctacatgccaaccggcataacgggcagtaagtaaaTAAGAGTAAATTTTTCTTTAGATcatattttcatgtttttgttataTTTCAAGTAGAGCTATTCAGAGGTAATGTTTTGCTGTTATGTTTCTTCTCATGTATTGTCCTGAGGGGGTGTTTTTCGGTCTCGTTAACACGTAAGAAGAGTAGAACTGTTCGCCTCAGAAGTTGTCTTGCTTTTAGAAGAACTCGGAGCGAACAGTTAGTCTAATACGATGATTTATTGTAACATACTCTAGGAATAAGTACAGTAAGTTGGCAAACAGCAATGTGTCTTTTTTGCAAAGCTTTCAATCAGTCTATTCCTCTTTCGCTCTGCTTCTTTTAATTCTGGTTGTATGCAGAGTTCTTTTGAAAGGATGCATTGCAGTTGCTTATTCAGCCATTACGTCAAAatccatgggggggggggggggttgggaatGACCGAGTCATCATAAAGCTATTGAGTCACATATTGAGGAAAAGTACATGCAGAGTGCAAGACTTCACTGTTTGTTCGCTTCAAAATGAACGTATTCATTGCTCTGTGTACAGGTTGATTCCCGAGTCTCCACGCTGGCTGCTGAGCAAGAACCGCGTGTCAGACGCAGAGAGAATCGTAGCACGTGCGGCACGTGTCAACAAGGTCACGCTGCCCCCGGGCCTGCTGGAGAAGACGCACATGGGCATGCAGACTGCGAGCGTGCCGCTGTGGAAGGCCTGCTCCAACGTCAGGCTCTTCTTCAGGCATCTCATCATCTTCTTTGCTTGGTAGGCATCAGGGCTGAGGTGCTTGAAGCTGGACTGGGTGCCACCCAGCAAATCACGGATAGTGTTGTTTTTTAATAACTTTGTAAATCACTATTCACACAGATTTCCCAAACACTATGTTTTCTTTCCTATAACCACGCACTCACCATCAGATTCACCCTCCCGTTCTCACTCTCACACTACGACCAGGGTTGAGGTACACGATGCAAAACAGGGATTTGTTGGGTGAAATTGAGATTAtgttatatatgaagtcttatatcgcgcgcgtatctccagactcggactcaaggcgcagggatctatttatgccgtgtgagatggaattttttacacaatacatcacgcattcacatcgaccagcagatcgcagccatttcggcgcatatcctacttttcacggcctattattccaagtcacacgggtattttggtggacattttttatctatgcctatacaattttgccaggaaagacccttttgtcaatcgtgggatctttaacgtgcacaccccaatgtagtgtacacgaagggacctcggtttttcgtctcatccgaaaga
The sequence above is a segment of the Littorina saxatilis isolate snail1 linkage group LG3, US_GU_Lsax_2.0, whole genome shotgun sequence genome. Coding sequences within it:
- the LOC138962158 gene encoding organic cation transporter protein-like isoform X2 encodes the protein MNDRKFEFSTCNAGADSKDNETDAMMNGSGNNALVHKMFDAGKNGCVESGKEVLFNNGVDKGKNGQDVALVSNGSGGGQDSPSSQDDGMTYDGVLTLLGEFGRYQKWMCFLLCLPSISGALQIIITVFTLAVPDHRCALPGVDNDTWQVQHAHHAHLINVSIPPGTSSPYSKCKNYSPTNGAGASYNGNASSTGAWNGSSSHHGDLFSLGTESCSRYVYDQSLYASTVTTQMNLVCERSLYRSHSQMMVMLGSLMGSQLIGLISDMWGRKIAMMLSIVLHVTSAFALTWARNYVMLMIFNVPLGMSVSGFICSSFVLSMELVGPSKRVWPGYGIMAAWSVGMMLLAPLAYWLRDWSNLQLATAILAAPLLSYWWLIPESPRWLLSKNRVSDAERIVARAARVNKVTLPPGLLEKTHMGMQTASVPLWKACSNVRLFFRHLIIFFAWFVTSTTYYGLSWNVGTLGGSVYVNLALSGAVELVSFVICILLLDRIGRRALCCGLLMIAGVTCTATLLPVLYAPPYDVHWCSTLYKNNTFSINTLVPSKHLQQLISITNTFTHKESALTTLNVIKMCRLFSLKRKWGLFSLTLTSTVSL
- the LOC138962158 gene encoding organic cation transporter protein-like isoform X1, with the protein product MNDRKFEFSTCNAGADSKDNETDAMMNGSGNNALVHKMFDAGKNGCVESGKEVLFNNGVDKGKNGQDVALVSNGSGGGQDSPSSQDDGMTYDGVLTLLGEFGRYQKWMCFLLCLPSISGALQIIITVFTLAVPDHRCALPGVDNDTWQVQHAHHAHLINVSIPPGTSSPYSKCKNYSPTNGAGASYNGNASSTGAWNGSSSHHGDLFSLGTESCSRYVYDQSLYASTVTTQMNLVCERSLYRSHSQMMVMLGSLMGSQLIGLISDMWGRKIAMMLSIVLHVTSAFALTWARNYVMLMIFNVPLGMSVSGFICSSFVLSMELVGPSKRVWPGYGIMAAWSVGMMLLAPLAYWLRDWSNLQLATAILAAPLLSYWWLIPESPRWLLSKNRVSDAERIVARAARVNKVTLPPGLLEKTHMGMQTASVPLWKACSNVRLFFRHLIIFFAWFVTSTTYYGLSWNVGTLGGSVYVNLALSGAVELVSFVICILLLDRIGRRALCCGLLMIAGVTCTATLLPVLYAPPSLQWVTTVLALTGKLGIAGAFGTIYILSSELLPTVLRNSGMGASSVCARIGGIIAPYIANMAESIEGEAATAIPLVIFGLSSMVAGMLLFFLPETLRRRLPETIQDAIDMGRKSEKGKQLETEFEVTVKS